The following coding sequences are from one Scomber scombrus chromosome 20, fScoSco1.1, whole genome shotgun sequence window:
- the arhgap12b gene encoding rho GTPase-activating protein 12b isoform X7: MRRALSVFRGYRKAGEDDDEVFVCSGPGYKTTSPTVQGRSDSPVYTNLQELKISQSSLPPIPSGSPLHILGDWETHKDLSGRHFYYNRASGERTWKPPRTRDTSSSTSSSIRGDSQGTAESEPLSSEENCHSTHSSQSDSQYGSPPRGWSEELDEHGHTLYVSEYTQEKWIKHVDEQGRPYYYSADGSRSEWELPKYNISPQSGEVPKSRSLERKQQDPIVLTKWRHSTYVLDLNDKFSFKLWRFASDPHKRRFRLSLYRDKECAPAPRQSSPDSDSCPSSPKHPSTPSEKCGVLNVTKITENGKKVRKNWTSSWTVLQGSSLLFAKGQGGSTSWKFGSNQSKPEFTVDLRGGSVDWASKDKSSKKHVIELKTRQGTELLIQSEIDSVINDWYRALTETINTHAWESDEAIEEDMPESPGAEKQDKEKDHRDSKKNRVMKTSVSMDSSDQKKTRLKLKKFLTRRPTYQAVRDKGYIKDQVFGCSLTSLCQRENTSVPNFVTMCIDHVESTGLSIDGLYRVSGNLAVIQKLRFAVNHDEKVDLNDSKWEDIHVTTGALKMFFRELPEPLFTYGSFNDFVNAIKCSDYKQRLNSIKDLIKKLPKPNHDTMQILFKHLRRVIDHGEANRMTTQSVAIVFGPTLLRPETETGNIAVHMVYQNQIVELILIEYESIFGR; this comes from the exons ACAACATCGCCAACAGTTCAGGGCCGGTCCGACTCACCGGTCTACACTAACCTCCAGGAGCTGAAGATCTCTCAGTCCAGCCTGCCGCCCATCCCCTCCGGCTCCCCTCTCCACATCTTGGGCGACTGGGAGACCCACAAAGACCTGAGCGGCAGGCATTTCTACTACAACCGGGCCAGCGGTGAGCGCACCTGGAAACCGCCACGCACACGggacaccagcagcagcaccagcagcagcatcagaggAGACAGCCAGGGCACCGCGGAGAGTGAG CCGCTGTCCTCAGAGGAGAACTGCCACAGCACCCACTCCAGTCAGTCTGACAGCCAGTATGGATCGCCCCCTAGAGGCTGGTCCGAGGAGCTGGACGAGCACGGACACACACTCTACGTCTCTGAATACACACAGGAAAAG tggATAAAGCATGTGGATGAACAGGGCCGGCCCTACTATTACAGTGCTGATGGATCCAGGTCAGAATGGGAATTGCCGAAG TACAACATCTCCCCTCAGTCCGGGGAGGTTCCCAAGAGTCGCAGTCTAGAGAGGAAGCAGCAGGACCCCATCGTCCTCACCAAGTGGAGACACAGCACCTACGTCTTAGATCTCAACGACAAG TTCTCTTTCAAACTCTGGCGGTTCGCTTCCGACCCGCACAAGAGGAGATTCCGTCTCTCTCTTTACCGCGATAAA GAGTGTGCTCCGGCGCCCAGGCAGAGCTCTCCAGACTCTGACTCCTGCCCCTCATCTCCTAAGCACCCCTCGACC CCGTCGGAGAAGTGCGGAGTCCTCAATGTCACAAAAATCACAGAGAATGGAAAGAAAGTCAG GAAGAACTGGACGTCCTCGTGGACGGTGCTGCAgggttcctctctgctctttgcCAAGGGTCAGGGCGGTAGCACTAGCTGG AAGTTCGGCAGCAACCAATCGAAGCCGGAGTTTACCGTCGATCTGCGTGGGGGTTCAGTGGATTGGGCCTCCAAAGACAAGTCCAGCAAGAAGCACGTCATCGAG CTAAAGACCCGTCAGGGGACAGAGCTGCTGATCCAGTCAGAAATTGACAGCGTCATAAATGACTGGTACCGGGCCCTCACAGAGACCATCAACACACAC GCCTGGGAGTCAGATGAAGCCATCGAGGAGGACATGCCTGAGTCTCCTGGAGCTGAGAAACAGGACAAAGAGAAAGACCACCGGGACTCCAAGAAGAACAGAG TGATGAAGACCTCTGTGAGCATGGACTCATCAGACCAGAAGAAAACCAGGTTGAAGCTGAAGAAGTTCCTGACACGTCGACCCACCTACCAGGCCGTCAGAGACAAGGGTTACATCAAAG ATCAGGTGTTTGGCTGCAGTCTGACCAGCCTGTGCCAGCGGGAGAACACATCAGTGCCCAACTTCGTCACAATGTGTATCGACCACGTGGAGAGCACAG gTCTCAGTATTGACGGCTTGTACAGAGTGAGCGGTAACCTGGCAGTGATACAGAAGCTCCGCTTTGCTGTGAATCACG ATGAGAAGGTGGATCTGAATGACAGTAAGTGGGAAGACATCCACGTCACCACCGGAGCTCTCAAGATGTTCTTCAGGGAGCTTCCTGAGCCGCTCTTCACATACGGATCCTTCAACGACTTCGTTAACGCCATTA AATGCTCCGACTACAAGCAGCGACTGAATTCAATCAAAGACTTAATCAAGAAGTTGCCAAAACCAAACCACGACACAATGCAAATCCTCTTCAAACACCTGCGGAG GGTGATTGACCACGGAGAGGCCAACCGTATGACCACCCAGAGCGTGGCCATCGTGTTCGGACCCACGCTGCTCCGACCGGAAACCGAGACGGGCAACATCGCGGTCCACATGGTGTACCAGAACCAGATAGTGGAGCTCATACTGATCGAATACGAGAGCATCTTCGGCAGGTAG